The Coffea arabica cultivar ET-39 chromosome 4e, Coffea Arabica ET-39 HiFi, whole genome shotgun sequence genome includes a window with the following:
- the LOC113741336 gene encoding uncharacterized protein isoform X3: MATISYSFSTPKLSTLHYSRNFKTNSCLSLNQPSAKTTNASAAAAASETLKVAFAAGGTGGHISPAVAIADELKNQNPDIQILFIGTPTGMESAAVPFAGYPFVAIPAAPLARPLISVHNIFILPFLLTKSLVKSFQTLQEFSPQIVIGTGGYVSFPICLAAAMKGLKLVIQEQNSVPGIANWVLSLFAERVFVAFNSSVDCFWQRNKCIVCGNPVRFSLSKNVVKADARKHFFPKAVEGIGKGQGKVVLVLGGSLGASAINIALLNSYYEMLNQREDLFIIWQTGVESFDEMESLVKNHPRLILKSFLHSMDLAYAAADLIISRAGAMTCSEILATGKPCILVSNPENFDATRLQLWFPSPHTPLSSGPKDIPPTS, from the exons ATGGCAACCATTTCCTACTCTTTTTCCACTCCTAAGCTCTCAACGCTCCACTATTCCAG GAATTTCAAGACCAACAGCTGTCTTTCTCTCAATCAACCTAGTGCAAAAACCACCAATGCCTCAGCAGCGGCAGCCGCCTCAGAAACTCTCAAAGTTGCATTCGCCGCCGGTGGGACCGGAGGCCACATATCCCCCGCTGTGGCAATTGCAGATGAGCTTAAAAACCAAAACCCTGACATCCAAATCCTCTTCATAGGCACCCCAACCGGGATGGAAAGCGCCGCCGTCCCCTTCGCCGGCTACCCATTTGTCGCCATCCCGGCAGCCCCTTTAGCCCGCCCTTTAATCTCTGTTCACAACATCTTCATCCTTCCTTTCCTTCTGACAAAATCCCTCGTCAAAAGCTTCCAAACCCTTCAAGAGTTCAGCCCACAAATAGTAATCGGCACTGGTGGCTATGTTTCTTTCCCCATTTGCCTTGCTGCAGCAATGAAAGGTTTAAAATTGGTAATACAAGAGCAAAATTCAGTTCCTGGAATTGCAAATTGGGTGCTTTCTTTATTTGCTGAGAGAGTTTTTGTAGCATTTAATTCTAGTGTGGACTGTTTTTGGCAAAGGAATAAGTGTATAGTCTGTGGGAATCCAGTGAggttttctttgagcaagaatgTGGTGAAGGCTGATGCAAGAAAGCATTTTTTCCCTAAGGCAGTTGAGGGTATAGGGAAGGGACAAGGGAAGGTAGTTTTGGTTCTTGGAGGATCTTTGGGTGCCAGTGCGATCAATATTGCATTGTTGAATTCTTATTATGAGATGTTGAATCAGCGTGAGGATTTATTCATCATTTGGCAAACTGGGGTGGAATCATTTGATGAAATGGAAAGTCTTGTCAAGAACCATCCTAGACTGATTCTGAAGTC GTTCTTGCATTCTATGGATTTGGCATATGCTGCAGCAGACCTAATCATATCAAGGGCTGGGGCAATGACTTGTTCTGAGATTTTGGCAACCGGAAAACCTTGTATTCTG GTTTCCAACCCTGAGAATTTTGATGCCACTAGGTTGCAGCTTTGGTTCCCTTCACCTCACACACCCCTCTCCTCTGGACCCAAAGATATCCCCCCTACTTCTTGA
- the LOC113741336 gene encoding uncharacterized protein isoform X2 — protein MATISYSFSTPKLSTLHYSRNFKTNSCLSLNQPSAKTTNASAAAAASETLKVAFAAGGTGGHISPAVAIADELKNQNPDIQILFIGTPTGMESAAVPFAGYPFVAIPAAPLARPLISVHNIFILPFLLTKSLVKSFQTLQEFSPQIVIGTGGYVSFPICLAAAMKGLKLVIQEQNSVPGIANWVLSLFAERVFVAFNSSVDCFWQRNKCIVCGNPVRFSLSKNVVKADARKHFFPKAVEGIGKGQGKVVLVLGGSLGASAINIALLNSYYEMLNQREDLFIIWQTGVESFDEMESLVKNHPRLILKSFLHSMDLAYAAADLIISRAGAMTCSEILATGKPCILIPSPNVDEGHQLKNAFLMADLAGSRVITEDELDSTTLRTAVEEILDNESLMVEMSQRALQAAKPNASIEIAQYILSVVSSSK, from the exons ATGGCAACCATTTCCTACTCTTTTTCCACTCCTAAGCTCTCAACGCTCCACTATTCCAG GAATTTCAAGACCAACAGCTGTCTTTCTCTCAATCAACCTAGTGCAAAAACCACCAATGCCTCAGCAGCGGCAGCCGCCTCAGAAACTCTCAAAGTTGCATTCGCCGCCGGTGGGACCGGAGGCCACATATCCCCCGCTGTGGCAATTGCAGATGAGCTTAAAAACCAAAACCCTGACATCCAAATCCTCTTCATAGGCACCCCAACCGGGATGGAAAGCGCCGCCGTCCCCTTCGCCGGCTACCCATTTGTCGCCATCCCGGCAGCCCCTTTAGCCCGCCCTTTAATCTCTGTTCACAACATCTTCATCCTTCCTTTCCTTCTGACAAAATCCCTCGTCAAAAGCTTCCAAACCCTTCAAGAGTTCAGCCCACAAATAGTAATCGGCACTGGTGGCTATGTTTCTTTCCCCATTTGCCTTGCTGCAGCAATGAAAGGTTTAAAATTGGTAATACAAGAGCAAAATTCAGTTCCTGGAATTGCAAATTGGGTGCTTTCTTTATTTGCTGAGAGAGTTTTTGTAGCATTTAATTCTAGTGTGGACTGTTTTTGGCAAAGGAATAAGTGTATAGTCTGTGGGAATCCAGTGAggttttctttgagcaagaatgTGGTGAAGGCTGATGCAAGAAAGCATTTTTTCCCTAAGGCAGTTGAGGGTATAGGGAAGGGACAAGGGAAGGTAGTTTTGGTTCTTGGAGGATCTTTGGGTGCCAGTGCGATCAATATTGCATTGTTGAATTCTTATTATGAGATGTTGAATCAGCGTGAGGATTTATTCATCATTTGGCAAACTGGGGTGGAATCATTTGATGAAATGGAAAGTCTTGTCAAGAACCATCCTAGACTGATTCTGAAGTC GTTCTTGCATTCTATGGATTTGGCATATGCTGCAGCAGACCTAATCATATCAAGGGCTGGGGCAATGACTTGTTCTGAGATTTTGGCAACCGGAAAACCTTGTATTCTG ATACCATCACCCAACGTTGATGAAGGGCATCAgcttaaaaatgcatttttgatGGCTGATTTAGCTGGTTCAAGAGTTATAACAGAAGATGAACTTGACTCAACAACCCTCAGAACTGCAGTTGAAGAAATTCTAG ACAATGAGAGCTTGATGGTAGAGATGTCTCAGAGGGCTCTCCAGGCTGCAAAGCCAAATGCCTCCATTGAAATTGCTCAATACATTCTTTCTGTTGTCAGTTCATCAAAGTGA
- the LOC140005959 gene encoding uncharacterized protein, which yields MDPPPHPSMIPASIQTATTTNNHQIHQNYPDSTNSSPRSQHIDTWDEPLPPVPGAKLRLMCSYGGHIIPRPHDKSLCYVGGDTRIVVVDRHASLSDFHSRLSQTLLNGRQFVLKYQLPNEDLDSLVSITTDEDLENMIEEYDRINSASPLKPPRLRLFLFAFKPETAASMGCLLDDAKSETWFVDALNGAGLLPRGLSDSAAVDKLLELDEPRVNVDSGTVIEAQNLTSGGNKQAINNAIQDVQSTFSDSPMVETTSSFESSVSSPSMSNLPPIKVRIDETNARLGGLDEQFSQMNVASNAQKQDDRSIHMGTSQPPIPIIVGGVGVHSGAVTGENVTRIISDDEKSDLGAPPGGPRKPPLPLQSVPRKFGDAYNLPSPDSKHAGGYNLPSPDSVASDSSIASSASLSKHTIYQDPASSATRENRIPSSGVDHQSNITDPSPLFQMQQVQETMVLPPSQQNQLQQQFIQTSAHYIQHAATGQVPVSSYYPVYAPPPQQAIHQQIDQQYPVYLLPVTQTQPYNLAVQSNIVDATSVAAARPPTPTPNYVPSTAYKEIAPQIYPAKTITTKPEVPANLYRTAGTATPTLVQVPANQFQQQYYSLSQMPPPSQSIPGVSASVTNYGYEYAHPTHDQAYYAQHPTATLPQYQTISPAAAIMLSQTSTQLATDDTSQQISSTQL from the exons ATGGATCCACCACCCCATCCTTCCATGATACCTGCATCTATTCAAACTGCTACAACGACCAATAATCACCAGATTCACCAGAACTACCCTGATTCAACGAACTCTTCGCCACGGTCTCAACATATAGATACATGGGATGAACCTCTACCACCAGTTCCGGGTGCCAAATTGCGCCTGATGTGCAGCTATGGAGGTCACATTATTCCTCGTCCCCATGACAAGTCTCTCTGCTATGTAGGTGGTGATACACGCATTGTCGTGGTGGACCGCCATGCCTCTCTCTCAGACTTCCATTCGAGGCTCTCCCAGACACTCCTCAATGGCCGCCAATTCGTTCTCAAGTATCAGCTTCCCAATGAAGACCTGGACTCCCTTGTCTCCATCACTACTGATGAGGACCTGGAAAACATGATAGAAGAGTATGATAGAATAAACTCAGCTTCACCCTTGAAACCTCCTCGCCTTCGCTTATTTCTCTTTGCTTTCAAGCCTGAAACTGCAGCTTCAATGGGATGCCTGCTTGACGATGCAAAGTCTGAAACGTGGTTTGTTGATGCTTTAAATGGTGCTGGTTTGCTTCCTAGAGGACTTTCAGATTCAGCTGCTGTTGATAAGTTGCTGGAACTTGATGAGCCTCGAGTAAACGTGGATTCTGGTACAGTTATAGAGGCTCAAAATTTGACTTCAGGTGGCAACAAGCAAGCGATTAATAACGCCATTCAGGATGTACAATCAACATTTTCTGATTCACCTATGGTGGAAACAACCTCTTCATTTGAGTCTAGTGTTTCGTCTCCGTCCATGTCGAATCTTCCTCCTATTAAGGTTAGGATTGATGAGACAAATGCAAGATTGGGTGGATTGGATGAACAGTTCTCTCAGATGAATGTTGCTTCAAATGCACAAAAGCAAGATGATCGATCCATTCATATGGGAACTTCACAACCACCTATTCCTATAATCGTTGGTGGGGTTGGGGTGCACTCTGGAGCTGTTACAGGGGAGAATGTGACTCGCATTATCTCAGATGATGAGAAATCAGATCTTGGAGCACCACCTGGTGGACCCCGGAAACCTCCTCTGCCTTTGCAGTCTGTACCAAGAAAATTTGGAGATGCTTATAATTTGCCATCACCAGATTCGAAGCATGCTGGAGGTTACAACTTGCCTTCACCTGATTCTGTAGCCAG TGATTCAAGCATTGCATCTTCTGCCTCTCTTTCCAAACACACAATTTACCAGGACCCTGCTTCCTCTGCAACCAGAGAGAATAGAATTCCTTCTTCTGGGGTTGATCACCAGAGTAATATTACGGATCCAAGCCCTCTATTTCAAATGCAGCAAGTTCAAGAGACAATGGTTCTGCCACCCTCGCAGCAAAACCAGCTCCAACAACAGTTCATTCAAACCAGTGCACATTATATCCAGCATGCTGCAACGGGTCAAGTGCCAGTCTCATCTTACTATCCCGTTTATGCACCCCCACCGCAACAGGCAATTCATCAACAAATTGATCAGCAGTATCCAGTGTACTTGCTCCCTGTTACTCAAACCCAACCTTACAACCTAGCAGTGCAGTCCAATATAGTTGATGCAACATCAGTAGCCGCAGCCCGACCACCAACACCAACTCCAAACTATGTTCCTTCCACTGCTTACAAGGAAATTGCTCCACAAATTTACCCTgcaaaaacaattacaacaaagCCTGAAGTGCCAGCCAATTTATACAGAACAGCTGGTACTGCAACCCCAACATTAGTTCAAGTTCCTGCCAACCAGTTTCAGCAACAATACTATAGCCTTTCTCAAATGCCTCCTCCATCACAGTCCATTCCAGGTGTTTCTGCATCTGTTACAAATTATGGCTATGAATATGCTCACCCAACACATGATCAGGCATACTATGCTCAACATCCAACTGCAACACTACCTCAGTACCAAACAATTTCCCCAGCTGCAGCAATAATGTTATCACAGACTTCTACTCAATTGGCTACAGACGACACCTCACAACAAATAAGTAGCACACAATTATAG
- the LOC113741336 gene encoding uncharacterized protein isoform X1, protein MATISYSFSTPKLSTLHYSRNFKTNSCLSLNQPSAKTTNASAAAAASETLKVAFAAGGTGGHISPAVAIADELKNQNPDIQILFIGTPTGMESAAVPFAGYPFVAIPAAPLARPLISVHNIFILPFLLTKSLVKSFQTLQEFSPQIVIGTGGYVSFPICLAAAMKGLKLVIQEQNSVPGIANWVLSLFAERVFVAFNSSVDCFWQRNKCIVCGNPVRFSLSKNVVKADARKHFFPKAVEGIGKGQGKVVLVLGGSLGASAINIALLNSYYEMLNQREDLFIIWQTGVESFDEMESLVKNHPRLILKSFLHSMDLAYAAADLIISRAGAMTCSEILATGKPCILIPSPNVDEGHQLKNAFLMADLAGSRVITEDELDSTTLRTAVEEILGIISLPPCKILATVVQKKKYNESLMVEMSQRALQAAKPNASIEIAQYILSVVSSSK, encoded by the exons ATGGCAACCATTTCCTACTCTTTTTCCACTCCTAAGCTCTCAACGCTCCACTATTCCAG GAATTTCAAGACCAACAGCTGTCTTTCTCTCAATCAACCTAGTGCAAAAACCACCAATGCCTCAGCAGCGGCAGCCGCCTCAGAAACTCTCAAAGTTGCATTCGCCGCCGGTGGGACCGGAGGCCACATATCCCCCGCTGTGGCAATTGCAGATGAGCTTAAAAACCAAAACCCTGACATCCAAATCCTCTTCATAGGCACCCCAACCGGGATGGAAAGCGCCGCCGTCCCCTTCGCCGGCTACCCATTTGTCGCCATCCCGGCAGCCCCTTTAGCCCGCCCTTTAATCTCTGTTCACAACATCTTCATCCTTCCTTTCCTTCTGACAAAATCCCTCGTCAAAAGCTTCCAAACCCTTCAAGAGTTCAGCCCACAAATAGTAATCGGCACTGGTGGCTATGTTTCTTTCCCCATTTGCCTTGCTGCAGCAATGAAAGGTTTAAAATTGGTAATACAAGAGCAAAATTCAGTTCCTGGAATTGCAAATTGGGTGCTTTCTTTATTTGCTGAGAGAGTTTTTGTAGCATTTAATTCTAGTGTGGACTGTTTTTGGCAAAGGAATAAGTGTATAGTCTGTGGGAATCCAGTGAggttttctttgagcaagaatgTGGTGAAGGCTGATGCAAGAAAGCATTTTTTCCCTAAGGCAGTTGAGGGTATAGGGAAGGGACAAGGGAAGGTAGTTTTGGTTCTTGGAGGATCTTTGGGTGCCAGTGCGATCAATATTGCATTGTTGAATTCTTATTATGAGATGTTGAATCAGCGTGAGGATTTATTCATCATTTGGCAAACTGGGGTGGAATCATTTGATGAAATGGAAAGTCTTGTCAAGAACCATCCTAGACTGATTCTGAAGTC GTTCTTGCATTCTATGGATTTGGCATATGCTGCAGCAGACCTAATCATATCAAGGGCTGGGGCAATGACTTGTTCTGAGATTTTGGCAACCGGAAAACCTTGTATTCTG ATACCATCACCCAACGTTGATGAAGGGCATCAgcttaaaaatgcatttttgatGGCTGATTTAGCTGGTTCAAGAGTTATAACAGAAGATGAACTTGACTCAACAACCCTCAGAACTGCAGTTGAAGAAATTCTAGGTATAATCAGTTTACCACCCTGTAAGATCCTTGCTACAGTAGTTCAGAAGAAAAAAT ACAATGAGAGCTTGATGGTAGAGATGTCTCAGAGGGCTCTCCAGGCTGCAAAGCCAAATGCCTCCATTGAAATTGCTCAATACATTCTTTCTGTTGTCAGTTCATCAAAGTGA